The genomic region TTGAAAAAGGAATGCGGTGATGTGGAGATTGTGTCGCAGGTAGCGGGCGGCTATGTGCACTGCTATAAATCAATCGTCCTCAAAGCAACTCAAATCCCGGAAAAGATCGCCGGGACCATCCAGTGGATTGCGCAAAGTCCGTTTCGGCCCAAACATAAACGCAAGAATTGGTTCATTGGAGTCAGTATCATTCAGAAAAATGCAGCCAGCCAAAAGCAAACTTCTGACGCAGGTTTGATCCGGTTTGAAACTTTTCGCAGCAGCGGCAAGGGAGGCCAAAATGTCAATAAAGTGGAAACAGCCGTAAGAGCCATCCATGTTCCCACTGGCACCAGCGTTGTCTCCACCCAGGGACGCGATCAGCATACCAATAAAAAATTGGCTCTGATCCGGCTGAACGAAATTATCATGGAACAAAATATGGCGCAGGAACTTTTATGGAAGCAAGCCATGTGGATGCAGCACGAATTGCTGGAACGGGGAAAGCCAGTCAGGATCTATGAAGGGGCTGAATTCAGGCTGCTCAAGGTCAACCAGTAAACATCCAAAGTAAAACCAGGCCCGAAAAAAGCCGGGCCTGGTTTTACTGCATTTTCCTAAAATCTTATCAATGTGCTGTGACTCTTTTTCGCTTTGGCGCATAGTCTCTCATATTCTCCACTGCGCCGCCGGCCACAGCCCAAAGATACAGGCTGGCAACACTGCAGTAAGGACTGAATCGTCTGCGATATTTTTCAAACAGCTTCCGATCTATCTTTCTGTGATGATAAACCATGCGAAGCCCTCTCTGTATCGCCAAATCGTCAAAGCTAAAAACGTCGGGACGCTCCAGGCAGAAAAGTAAAATCATTTCAGCCGTCCACGCGCCAATACCTTTTAGGGCAGATAGCGCAGCAATCGCTTCCTCGTTGGTCTTCTGTCGGATTCCATCCAAATCAAAGCTGCCGTCCTGTACTTTTTGGGAAAAATCGATGATGTACTCCGCTTTGCGGAAAGTCATACCAAAGCCTTGCAGCTCATTCTCATTTGTTATGGCAATTTTGCCGGCAGTAACCGTCCCAAAGGTATTCTGCATTCTCTGCCAAATCGTTGCCTGTGCCTTTGTGGAAATTTGCTGTCCTATGATGTGGTGAATGACAGAAGAAAATAAGTCCGTATCCGTTTTCCGATAAATATGACCTATTTTCTCAATCACCTCTCCCAGTCTTTTATCTTTCTGCCTCAAATATTCTGTTTCTTTCTCGCCGTATGCAAAATACATGCGTTTAGAATCACTCCATTTTCCATTTTCCATTTTCCTCTTTTCCTTATTGAAAAAAACTTTTTCATTCATAATTATATCGCAGGATACGCGATCATTATAATTGTATATTAAATAACTCATTGGAATCTTCCGGAGCGCCTGACCGTTCGATATTGGTA from Acetonema longum DSM 6540 harbors:
- the prfH gene encoding peptide chain release factor H, which codes for MLIQITSGRGPLECELAVGKFLQVLKKECGDVEIVSQVAGGYVHCYKSIVLKATQIPEKIAGTIQWIAQSPFRPKHKRKNWFIGVSIIQKNAASQKQTSDAGLIRFETFRSSGKGGQNVNKVETAVRAIHVPTGTSVVSTQGRDQHTNKKLALIRLNEIIMEQNMAQELLWKQAMWMQHELLERGKPVRIYEGAEFRLLKVNQ